One segment of Paenibacillus sp. FSL R7-0337 DNA contains the following:
- a CDS encoding helix-turn-helix transcriptional regulator yields the protein MSYEITRFKRLGEYLRSRRDRLQPEAVGIKETNSQRRTPGLRREEVAVLAGLSSTYYTWLEQGREVTASREVMESLSQALRLSADERKHLFELWNPGLSDTLASIDTVSPELNPQWRDIIRQLTYPSFITNERSEVLAWNDKASEVLSDFGGLSASERIMMRLLFLDLELRCRMLNWEEFALHSVGVYRTYYDLNLHDPWHKEMVDQLLEDSADFAEMWKQHNIQGKRVNRVVIESLVTGEPVVYDINSMANLADHPGLHICIYTPVIT from the coding sequence ATGAGTTATGAGATTACGAGGTTTAAGCGTCTTGGCGAATACCTGAGATCACGCCGGGACCGTCTGCAGCCCGAAGCTGTAGGGATTAAGGAAACGAACAGTCAGCGCAGAACACCGGGGCTGCGGCGGGAAGAGGTTGCGGTTCTGGCCGGTCTCAGCAGTACGTATTATACATGGCTGGAGCAAGGCAGGGAGGTTACAGCCTCCAGAGAGGTCATGGAGAGTCTCAGTCAGGCGCTGCGGTTGTCGGCAGATGAGCGCAAGCATCTATTCGAGCTCTGGAATCCTGGCTTGTCGGATACACTTGCTTCTATAGATACGGTCAGTCCGGAGTTGAACCCGCAGTGGCGGGATATTATCCGGCAATTGACTTATCCGTCTTTTATTACGAATGAGCGGTCTGAGGTACTGGCCTGGAATGATAAAGCAAGTGAAGTGCTTAGTGATTTCGGAGGTCTGTCTGCTTCTGAGCGCATTATGATGCGTCTTCTGTTCCTGGATCTGGAGCTGCGCTGCCGGATGCTGAACTGGGAGGAGTTCGCCCTACATTCAGTAGGTGTGTACAGAACCTATTATGACTTGAACCTGCATGATCCTTGGCACAAGGAGATGGTCGATCAGCTTTTGGAGGACAGTGCAGATTTCGCCGAGATGTGGAAGCAGCACAATATTCAGGGGAAAAGGGTCAACCGTGTAGTTATAGAGAGCCTGGTTACAGGTGAGCCTGTAGTCTATGACATTAATTCGATGGCCAATCTGGCGGATCACCCGGGCCTGCATATTTGTATCTATACCCCTGTCATAACCTAG
- the metG gene encoding methionine--tRNA ligase, whose protein sequence is MTNIFIGGAWPYANGSLHLGRLASILPGDILARYHRAKGDAVLYVSGSDCHGTPVAVQAAQEGVTPGEFASRYHKEFADCFRALGFTHDLYTRTDQTHHHSTVQELFLKLLDHGYLYQKPGLQCYCEQDQRFLPDRYVHGLCPVCGQQARGDQCDYCSTILDPVDLLERICALCGSKPVLRSTQHYYLSLSSFQQALTEYADSAQGWRDNAVRLTRRYLQEGLQDRAATRDLDWGVDVPIDGFSDKKIYVWIEAVSGYLSASKQWAAETGNRWEDFWSVASAQDNDGQPPITAYYVHGKDNIPFHSLIWPALLLGAEELHLPDRIFSSEYLTLEGQKFSTSRNWAVWVPDILSRYDPDSVRYFLTANGPEKRDADFSWREFIYSHNSELLGAFGNFVNRSLVFVNKFWNGRVPDGVLDEAWVSSLKDLYKEAGSLIEAGHFKEALEFIFSHIRLANKYFDQQQPWLQIKHDPAAGGNTLYTCVQIIANLANLLNPFIPFSCEKIRGFLSIEQPVWHPVSVLAKQPILELELLFERIEVQRIEEELERMG, encoded by the coding sequence ATGACTAACATTTTTATCGGAGGGGCTTGGCCTTATGCCAACGGCTCCCTGCATCTGGGCAGACTCGCCAGCATTCTTCCGGGAGATATTCTGGCCCGCTACCACCGTGCCAAAGGTGACGCTGTACTCTATGTATCCGGCAGTGACTGCCATGGGACTCCTGTTGCTGTACAGGCGGCGCAGGAGGGGGTAACGCCGGGTGAATTCGCCAGCCGGTATCATAAGGAGTTCGCCGATTGCTTCCGCGCCTTAGGCTTCACTCATGACTTGTATACCCGGACCGATCAGACACATCACCACAGTACGGTGCAGGAGCTGTTCCTTAAGCTGCTGGATCACGGATATCTGTACCAGAAACCCGGTCTCCAGTGCTATTGTGAGCAAGATCAGCGCTTCTTGCCAGACCGTTATGTCCATGGCCTCTGTCCGGTCTGCGGACAGCAGGCCCGGGGGGACCAATGCGATTACTGTTCAACGATTCTCGATCCGGTGGATCTGCTGGAGCGCATATGTGCCCTCTGCGGCTCTAAGCCTGTGCTGCGCTCAACTCAGCATTACTACCTGTCGCTGTCCAGCTTTCAGCAAGCACTCACAGAATATGCTGATTCCGCACAAGGCTGGAGAGATAATGCCGTCCGGTTAACCCGCAGATATCTGCAGGAAGGCTTGCAGGACCGGGCAGCAACACGCGATCTGGACTGGGGCGTGGATGTCCCCATCGACGGCTTCTCAGACAAAAAAATCTATGTCTGGATCGAAGCCGTCAGCGGATATCTGTCCGCCAGCAAGCAATGGGCGGCGGAGACGGGCAACCGGTGGGAGGATTTCTGGTCTGTAGCGTCCGCACAAGATAACGATGGGCAGCCGCCTATAACTGCTTACTACGTGCACGGCAAGGACAATATTCCCTTTCACAGCCTGATCTGGCCGGCTCTCCTGCTCGGAGCTGAGGAACTGCATCTGCCGGACCGGATCTTCTCTTCTGAATACCTGACCCTGGAAGGGCAGAAATTCTCCACCAGCCGCAACTGGGCGGTCTGGGTGCCGGATATTCTCAGCCGGTATGACCCGGACTCGGTCCGTTATTTCCTGACTGCGAACGGTCCCGAGAAGCGGGATGCCGACTTCTCCTGGAGAGAGTTTATCTATAGCCATAACAGCGAGCTGCTGGGCGCGTTCGGCAATTTCGTCAACCGCAGCCTCGTATTCGTGAATAAGTTCTGGAACGGCAGAGTTCCAGATGGAGTCTTGGACGAAGCATGGGTTAGCAGTCTTAAGGATCTGTATAAGGAGGCAGGAAGTCTGATTGAAGCCGGACATTTCAAGGAAGCTCTGGAATTCATCTTCTCGCATATCCGCCTGGCTAACAAGTATTTCGATCAGCAGCAGCCGTGGCTCCAGATCAAGCATGATCCTGCGGCCGGGGGCAACACGCTGTACACTTGTGTTCAGATTATTGCCAACCTGGCTAACCTGCTGAACCCGTTCATTCCTTTCTCCTGCGAGAAGATTAGAGGCTTCCTGTCCATAGAACAGCCTGTATGGCATCCGGTATCCGTCCTTGCAAAGCAGCCTATACTGGAGCTTGAATTACTGTTTGAGCGGATAGAGGTGCAACGGATAGAAGAGGAGTTGGAGCGGATGGGTTAA
- a CDS encoding DUF3892 domain-containing protein has product MMNQERERFIAAKRNGDGDLTGFQTSSGRVLDYQQALQEVQSGSIAGVNVFKGKDGEMYIRGDADGDPTNNLDQLPQF; this is encoded by the coding sequence GTGATGAATCAAGAACGGGAACGCTTTATTGCCGCCAAACGTAACGGTGACGGGGACCTGACCGGGTTCCAGACCTCCTCCGGGCGTGTGCTGGATTATCAGCAGGCTCTTCAGGAGGTTCAGTCCGGCAGCATCGCAGGGGTCAATGTATTTAAGGGCAAAGACGGTGAAATGTATATCCGCGGCGATGCAGATGGAGATCCTACGAATAATCTGGATCAGCTTCCGCAATTTTAG
- a CDS encoding aldo/keto reductase, translated as MHTRTLGNEGLSVSALGLGTMMMPDNEESVRTIHGALDLGVTLLDTADIYGAFEQQRFGGNERLLGRALKGRRDQAVIATKFGITHTQGPKGDPAYIKKSVDASLYHLGTDYIDLYYQHRPDPNTPIEETAGTLADLVKEGKIRYIGLSEASPELIRRAHAVHPLTALQTEYSLWSREVEDEILPLVKELGIGFVPYSPLGRGFLTGQIKRFDDLPEDDYRRYYPRFQGENFTRNLEVVSLIGQMAAEKGCAPAQLALAWLLAQGDRIVPIPGTKRLERLEENLGALQVTLTAEDLAQIEQISPQGVAAGARYPGQN; from the coding sequence ATGCATACAAGAACACTCGGGAACGAAGGGCTGAGCGTATCGGCTCTGGGACTTGGAACGATGATGATGCCGGATAATGAAGAGTCTGTACGAACCATTCATGGAGCGCTTGATCTGGGTGTAACTCTGCTGGACACAGCGGATATCTATGGAGCCTTCGAGCAGCAGCGCTTCGGCGGCAATGAACGGCTTCTCGGGCGGGCGCTTAAGGGCCGGAGAGATCAGGCTGTGATTGCGACCAAATTCGGCATTACGCATACTCAGGGACCCAAGGGAGACCCGGCTTATATCAAAAAATCCGTAGATGCCAGCCTCTATCATCTCGGCACAGATTATATCGATCTGTACTATCAGCACCGTCCTGATCCGAACACTCCTATTGAGGAAACCGCCGGTACACTGGCTGATCTCGTCAAGGAAGGGAAGATCCGCTATATCGGCTTATCTGAGGCTTCGCCTGAACTGATCCGCCGGGCACATGCGGTGCATCCGTTGACCGCCCTGCAGACAGAGTATTCGCTCTGGAGCCGGGAGGTGGAGGATGAGATTCTGCCGCTGGTCAAAGAGCTCGGCATCGGCTTCGTTCCTTATAGTCCGCTTGGCCGTGGTTTTCTGACTGGACAGATCAAGCGCTTCGATGATCTGCCGGAAGATGATTACCGCCGCTATTATCCGCGGTTCCAAGGAGAGAACTTCACCCGGAACCTGGAGGTCGTCTCACTGATCGGGCAGATGGCAGCTGAGAAAGGCTGCGCTCCGGCACAGCTTGCCTTAGCCTGGCTTCTGGCACAAGGAGATCGGATTGTACCGATTCCCGGCACGAAGCGGCTGGAGCGCTTAGAAGAGAACCTCGGAGCACTTCAGGTTACATTAACGGCGGAGGATCTCGCGCAGATTGAGCAGATATCCCCGCAAGGGGTTGCAGCCGGAGCGCGTTACCCCGGCCAGAACTAA
- a CDS encoding NUDIX domain-containing protein has protein sequence MIVTLYEAECPGVSLKYVVIFMKQGEDWVLVRHRERSTWEFAGGHIEAGESPGEAAVRELYEETGAEDYELHPLCIYSVSSDELAESYGMLYYADVKRFGTLPPYEMAELRSFSELPQAVTYPGIYPTLYARVCEYVKHL, from the coding sequence ATGATCGTAACGTTGTATGAAGCGGAGTGTCCTGGGGTGAGTCTCAAATATGTAGTGATTTTTATGAAGCAAGGGGAGGATTGGGTGCTGGTGCGGCACCGTGAGCGGTCCACATGGGAGTTTGCCGGCGGGCATATTGAGGCAGGTGAGAGTCCCGGAGAAGCTGCGGTAAGAGAGCTGTACGAAGAGACAGGTGCCGAAGACTATGAGCTGCATCCGTTATGCATCTATTCGGTCAGCAGTGATGAGCTGGCAGAGAGCTACGGGATGTTGTATTATGCTGATGTCAAAAGGTTCGGAACTTTGCCCCCGTACGAAATGGCGGAGCTTCGAAGCTTCAGCGAGCTGCCGCAGGCGGTGACCTACCCGGGGATCTACCCCACGCTATATGCGAGAGTGTGTGAATATGTTAAGCATCTGTGA
- a CDS encoding copper amine oxidase produces MRWRKIALCTVVFFMMGSSYLFADAVNQKIKVWSNGKEIADGGYLIDGKTYIPAREAGGVVSWDGSGRVTILKPNVHIVLFKGDTVFGNVNTGKLKMKILTQVDSLKDSIAAVKVAITDPAGNVKDILEDAVGSKNEDFWFSTPEFTYDFKEPGKYSVGFFMKAARNGDYILVSEKVVTASSKN; encoded by the coding sequence ATGAGATGGAGAAAAATTGCTCTGTGCACGGTTGTGTTTTTCATGATGGGAAGCTCCTATTTGTTCGCGGACGCTGTGAACCAGAAGATCAAAGTATGGAGCAATGGAAAGGAAATAGCCGATGGCGGCTATTTGATTGACGGCAAGACCTATATTCCCGCCAGGGAGGCAGGGGGCGTCGTCAGCTGGGACGGCTCGGGCAGAGTGACGATCCTCAAGCCGAATGTTCATATCGTATTGTTCAAAGGCGACACGGTATTCGGCAATGTCAACACAGGTAAGCTGAAGATGAAGATTCTAACGCAGGTGGACAGCCTGAAGGACAGCATCGCTGCCGTGAAGGTGGCAATCACCGACCCTGCCGGGAATGTGAAGGATATTCTCGAGGATGCCGTCGGCTCCAAGAATGAGGATTTCTGGTTCTCTACACCGGAGTTCACCTATGATTTCAAGGAACCGGGCAAATATAGCGTAGGGTTCTTCATGAAGGCAGCGAGGAACGGAGATTACATTCTTGTGTCCGAGAAGGTAGTTACGGCCTCATCCAAGAATTAA
- a CDS encoding GNAT family N-acetyltransferase: MAVEIVHVTTEEQLQMALEIRKKVFVEEQKVPVEEEIDEYDVISEHVHHFLLMEGEHPAATGRMIYYKADTAKMQRIAVQEAFRAKGCGRILLLAMEERARELGLQASILDAQCQAEPFYRKLGYEVISKEPFYDAGILHVRMSKAL, translated from the coding sequence ATGGCAGTGGAAATCGTACATGTTACTACAGAGGAGCAGCTTCAAATGGCGCTGGAGATCCGCAAGAAGGTATTTGTGGAAGAACAGAAGGTGCCGGTAGAAGAGGAAATCGACGAATATGATGTCATTAGTGAGCATGTGCATCATTTCCTGCTCATGGAGGGCGAACATCCGGCTGCAACCGGCCGGATGATCTATTATAAAGCGGACACAGCCAAGATGCAGCGGATTGCCGTTCAGGAGGCCTTCCGCGCTAAGGGATGCGGACGTATCCTGCTGCTGGCTATGGAAGAACGCGCACGTGAGCTGGGTCTGCAAGCATCCATTCTGGATGCCCAGTGTCAAGCAGAACCCTTTTACCGCAAGCTTGGCTATGAAGTGATCTCCAAGGAACCTTTCTATGATGCCGGGATTCTGCATGTCAGAATGAGTAAGGCTCTGTAA
- a CDS encoding DUF1292 domain-containing protein, with protein MSDHKHEHGHEHGEACGCGHDHDHEHEEFVLTLTNEQGEDVEMVLVETFDVGEKLYALLLERENPEADGIILRMEEEDEEMVLYNIEDEAEWKAVEEAYNELLAQQE; from the coding sequence ATGAGCGATCACAAACATGAGCATGGCCATGAACATGGTGAAGCATGCGGTTGCGGACATGATCACGACCATGAGCACGAGGAGTTTGTGCTGACCTTGACGAACGAGCAGGGCGAAGATGTAGAAATGGTACTGGTGGAAACGTTCGACGTAGGCGAGAAGTTGTACGCCCTGCTGCTTGAGCGCGAGAATCCTGAAGCAGACGGAATCATCCTTCGTATGGAAGAAGAAGACGAGGAAATGGTTCTGTACAACATTGAAGATGAGGCTGAATGGAAAGCTGTTGAAGAAGCTTATAACGAGCTGCTTGCCCAGCAAGAATAG
- a CDS encoding site-2 protease family protein — protein MQENKQEKKSSGAWGWLGSGAVLLLLKGKAIISLLKLGKIAGPLISMMISIWAYALISPWQFAVGFVALLFVHEIGHVIAAKRIGLPVSAPLFIPFMGALITMKKQPLDAREEAYVAFGGPILGSIGALIVFGAAYYYHSPLLYSLAYIGFFLNLINLLPIHPLDGGRIATAVTRWLWLVGLIGGLAVIIYLKSILFGIIWVMFAYDMYKKYISRRTKSQMHTVLKSFLIPIGDLQEQGYLIPGPEHKRELPFTTYSDLNRQQFVGVRWDNLDYYGTTTLPVQSLIGKVKVVQLDQLYVDTSLHMKMTCEINFTIHDNDKYYEVPAASRLRYGAAYFALAAFLGGMMYLVHVVGNVNL, from the coding sequence TTGCAGGAAAACAAACAGGAGAAAAAAAGCTCGGGCGCATGGGGATGGCTGGGCAGCGGGGCGGTACTGCTACTCCTTAAGGGAAAGGCTATTATCTCTCTGCTTAAGCTGGGGAAAATCGCAGGTCCGCTGATCTCCATGATGATATCGATCTGGGCCTATGCACTTATTTCACCATGGCAATTCGCTGTGGGCTTCGTTGCGTTATTATTCGTTCATGAGATCGGTCATGTTATCGCTGCCAAGCGGATCGGACTGCCGGTAAGCGCTCCGCTGTTCATTCCTTTTATGGGCGCACTGATTACGATGAAGAAGCAGCCGCTGGATGCCAGAGAGGAAGCTTATGTCGCTTTTGGCGGTCCTATATTGGGGAGTATCGGTGCACTGATCGTGTTCGGAGCTGCCTATTATTATCATAGCCCCTTGTTATATTCACTGGCCTACATCGGCTTCTTCCTAAATCTGATTAATCTGCTGCCGATCCATCCGCTGGACGGGGGGAGAATTGCCACGGCAGTTACCCGCTGGTTATGGCTGGTAGGGCTCATTGGAGGATTAGCTGTAATCATCTATCTGAAATCTATCCTGTTCGGCATCATCTGGGTAATGTTCGCCTATGATATGTATAAGAAGTACATCAGCCGGCGTACGAAGAGCCAGATGCATACGGTGCTCAAAAGCTTCCTGATCCCCATCGGGGATCTGCAGGAGCAAGGGTATCTGATCCCCGGCCCTGAGCATAAACGGGAGCTGCCGTTCACCACCTACAGTGATTTGAACCGCCAGCAGTTTGTCGGGGTACGTTGGGATAACTTGGATTACTATGGAACGACAACCCTGCCAGTACAGTCGTTGATCGGAAAAGTCAAAGTCGTGCAGCTCGACCAGCTGTATGTGGACACCAGTCTTCATATGAAGATGACCTGTGAGATCAACTTTACGATCCATGACAATGATAAGTATTATGAAGTGCCTGCTGCTTCCCGCTTGAGATATGGGGCTGCATATTTTGCACTTGCCGCCTTTCTGGGGGGAATGATGTATCTTGTCCATGTGGTCGGCAATGTAAATCTGTAA